The following proteins are co-located in the Toxotes jaculatrix isolate fToxJac2 chromosome 9, fToxJac2.pri, whole genome shotgun sequence genome:
- the LOC121187115 gene encoding 4F2 cell-surface antigen heavy chain isoform X2 produces the protein MPLNAGDPGYGSVPAPGLSGSVGGSETAPLLIPESEPEPVQQWQPMTKEELEVAAGGPGWRRVRCYLVLLFWLAWVAMLATSIAIIATSPRPVVTPLKWWQKALFYQLQPDMFTEAQAEGSKGINVLCEELPYFRSLGIGALILEGLFDKEASSENLTVTGESLSMSPQIQHLLAECNKAGLKVVLDFCELDLDVAGNRPSNLSDTAQHVLQFWLEQGVAGFAICDTDAAYSEKTLLVWRGVLKEFSSQQDERIVVVKQTTTDILPPLSTSSQINNTLVDVVMRSILPSSHHLLSAQEVADAIETHLQTREKDIWPSWTVGGKASHDLKKLLLVLTMTLPGSPAVQYDEEIDQTQNASVNVGSLRGEENEPSHAHTDTEKAKRSAVALFTSLSHSRAREEALLYGSFTFLPFNTSTNSSSNSTLTSPSSPTILAFLRSWGCVHFLVLLNIGPELHALDPAWASSLPEAGVFVTSTEMDRLGSTSLYKLVLRPHEAIVIKLFEAGSYS, from the exons ATGCCTCTGAACGCAGGTGACCCCGGATACGGCAGCGTTCCGGCCCCCGGGCTGTCGGGCAGTGTGGGCGGTTCAGAGACGGCCCCGCTGCTCATCCCGGAATCTGAACCGGAACCGGTTCAGCAGTGGCAGCCCATGACCAAGGAGGAGCTGGAAGTCGCAGCGGGGGGTCCGGGGTGGAGGAGGGTGCGTTGTTATCTGGTCTTGCTGTTCTGGCTGGCGTGGGTGGCTATGCTCGCCACCTCCATCGCCATCATAGCGACGAGTCCCCGGCCGGTCGTAACGCCACTCAAGTGGTGGCAGAAGGCGCTGTTCTACCAGCTGCAGCCCGACATGTTCACGGAGGCACAGGCGGAGGGGTCAAAGGGCATAAATG TGCTGTGTGAAGAGCTTCCCTACTTCAGATCCCTGGGGATAGGGGCTCTAATCCTGGAGGGCCTGTTTGATAAAGAGGCGTCTTCTGAAAACCTCACTGTGACTGGTGAAAGCTTGTCAATGTCGCCTCAGATCCAACATCTGCTCGCAGAGTGCAATAAAGCAG GTCTCAAAGTGGTGTTGGACTTCTGTGAACTGGATCTAGATGTAGCAGGAAACAGGCCATCAAACCTCTCAGACACTGCACAG CATGTACTGCAGTTCTGGTTGGAGCAGGGTGTGGCAGGCTTTGCAATCTGTGACACAGATGCGGCGTATTCAGAAAAG actCTGCTTGTGTGGAGAGGTGTCCTGAAGGAATTTAGCAGTCAGCAGGACGAAAG GATTGTGGTTGTAAAACAAACGACAACAGACATCCTGCCTCCTCTGAGTACTTCCAGCCAGATCAACAACACACTGGTGGATGTGGTCATGAGGTCAATTCTGCCATCTTCACATCACCTCCTGTCTGCCCAGGAAGTGGCTGATGCTATAGAGACACACCTacaaacaagagagaaagatatATGGCCCAGCTGGACA GTTGGAGGCAAAGCATCTCATGACTTGAAGAAATTACTCCTGGTTTTGACGATGACTCTGCCAGGATCACCTGCAGTCCAGTATGATGAAGAGATCGACCAaacacag AATGCTTCTGTGAATGTTGGCTCGTTACGTGGAGAGGAGAATGAACCATCACACGCCCACACA gaTACGGAGAAGGCCAAGCGTTCAGCTGTAGCTCTCTTTACCTCCCTCAGTCActccagagccagagaagaAGCTCTTCTGTACGGCAGCTTCACCTTCCTCCCCTTCAACACATCCACCAACTCCTCCTCCAACTCCACTCTTACCTCTCCTTCATCTCCCACGATCCTGGCCTTCCTGCGTTCCTGGGGTTGTGTCCACTTCCTCGTTCTACTAAACATCGGGCCTGAGCTTCATGCTCTGGACCCTGCCTGGGCCTCAAGCCTGCCCGAGGCTGGAGTGTTTGTGACCAGCACAGAAATGGACCGCCTGGGGTCGACGTCTCTGTACAAGCTGGTGCTGCGGCCCCACGAAGCCATCGTCATAAAACTGTTTGAGGCAGGAAGCTACTCGTAG
- the rtn2a gene encoding reticulon-2a isoform X1, with translation MGQVLGFSHCQEYGSVASTPDSTPPCTDGGNEESEMCELQTAREWSDDEEGGDEGPDDDEGLASSPSIWGTPRQNPSELTFSFIAIAEAEAVGASRHLRDRRRAGSRGSRTPLIRTDTLETLLDSPDVDWDPEAFLSREEEDEVPERRELERVEARTVSVAGTREREPHRQTETITIQPSPQNLDPETQGRDAAIQREEIQSSTTGTVQPPSPPPSSQQQSPTQILQAAASPTPEPESPVTRETISVKLLTSVRPRGPASSSSADIGLNSQEQLVSDHWFSALNLSEDPTVCTHIAVMDLIYWKDTERTGMVLTGLVVGLLSLFQLSIISVVSTVSLAVMCFTISVRIYYQLLYALSWGDGEHPFKSYLDLDISFSGEQADLYMQKAIVMALSAVDTMKRLFFVGNLFESIKFLVLMYLVTYLGDLCNGLTLIIISVIAVFSLPLFYRQRQEQVDNLFVKIQAHIDNIKDFFKRLAQGGGPPPDPTPGGAKPKIQ, from the exons ATGGGCCAGGTTTTAGGATTCTCCCACTGCC AGGAATATGGCTCTGTGGCATCCACTCCAGACTCAACGCCACCGTGCACCGATG GCGGAAACGAGGAGTCGGAGATGTGTGAGCTGCAAACAGCCAGGGAGTGGTCTGACGATGAGGAGGGGGGAGATGAAGGTCCAGATGATGATGAGGGACTGGCTTCATCCCCATCCATCTGGGGCACGCCACGTCAAAACCCCTCCGAACTGACTTTTTCTTTCATCGCCATCGCCGAGGCAGAGGCGGTGGGAGCCTCACGACACCTCCGTGACCGACGCAGGGCGGGCTCTCGGGGAAGTCGCACTCCTCTAATCCGCACGGACACCTTAGAAACACTGTTGGACTCCCCTGATGTAGACTGGGACCCAGAAGCTTTCCTCAGTcgagaggaagaagatgaggtGCCAGAAAGGAGAGAACTTGAGAGGGTGGAGGCGAGGACAGTGAGTGTAGCGGGAACGAGGGAAAGAGAGCCGCACAGACAAACTGAGACTATTACAATCCAGCCCTCTCCCCAAAATCTGGACCCAGAAACTCAGGGGAGAGATGCAGCAATCCAAAGAGAGGAGATTCAGAGCAGTACGACCGGGACTGTCCAGCCTCCCTCTCCGCCCCCATCTTCCCAGCAGCAGAGCCCCACACAGATACTTCAGG cagcagcctcaccGACCCCCGAGCCAGAGTCTCCCGTCACCAGGGAAACCATCTCAGTCAAGCTGCTCACATCTGTGCGACCCAGAGGCCCAGCATCCTCGTCGTCAGCGGACATTGGTCTAAATTCTCAGGAACAGCTGGTCAGCGATCACTGGTTTTCAGCACTTAACCTATCAGAGGACCCGACAGTATGCACCCACATAGCAG TGATGGACCTAATTTACTGGAAGGACACAGAGCGAACGGGCATGGTGCTAACAGGGCTGGTGGTGGGCCTGCTGTCCTTGTTCCAGCTCAGCATCATCAGTGTGGTCTCCACAGTCTCCCTGGCTGTCATGTGCTTCACCATCTCCGTCCGCATCTACTACCAACTCCTCTACGCCCTCAGCTGGGGCGATGGAGAGCACCCCTTCAA gtCATACTTGGACCTGGACATCAGTTTCAGTGGAGAGCAGGCTGACCTCTACATGCAGAAAGCTATCGTCATGGCTCTGTCTGCTGTTGACACTATGAAGAGACTCTTTTTTGTTGGAAACCTTTTTGAGTCCATCAAG TTCCTGGTTCTGATGTACCTTGTGACGTACCTAGGAGACCTGTGCAATGGCCTTACTCTGATCATCATCA gTGTGAttgctgtcttttctttgcCACTTTTCTACAGACAACGCCAG GAGCAAGTGGACAACCTCTTTGTGAAAATCCAGGCCCACATTGACAACATCAAGGACTT CTTTAAAAGGCTGGCCCAGGGCGGTGGCCCTCCTCCTGACCCAACTCCTGGTGGCGCCAAACCCAAAATCCAGTAA
- the rtn2a gene encoding reticulon-2a isoform X2, protein MASKVMDLIYWKDTERTGMVLTGLVVGLLSLFQLSIISVVSTVSLAVMCFTISVRIYYQLLYALSWGDGEHPFKSYLDLDISFSGEQADLYMQKAIVMALSAVDTMKRLFFVGNLFESIKFLVLMYLVTYLGDLCNGLTLIIISVIAVFSLPLFYRQRQEQVDNLFVKIQAHIDNIKDFFKRLAQGGGPPPDPTPGGAKPKIQ, encoded by the exons ATGGCCAGTAAAG TGATGGACCTAATTTACTGGAAGGACACAGAGCGAACGGGCATGGTGCTAACAGGGCTGGTGGTGGGCCTGCTGTCCTTGTTCCAGCTCAGCATCATCAGTGTGGTCTCCACAGTCTCCCTGGCTGTCATGTGCTTCACCATCTCCGTCCGCATCTACTACCAACTCCTCTACGCCCTCAGCTGGGGCGATGGAGAGCACCCCTTCAA gtCATACTTGGACCTGGACATCAGTTTCAGTGGAGAGCAGGCTGACCTCTACATGCAGAAAGCTATCGTCATGGCTCTGTCTGCTGTTGACACTATGAAGAGACTCTTTTTTGTTGGAAACCTTTTTGAGTCCATCAAG TTCCTGGTTCTGATGTACCTTGTGACGTACCTAGGAGACCTGTGCAATGGCCTTACTCTGATCATCATCA gTGTGAttgctgtcttttctttgcCACTTTTCTACAGACAACGCCAG GAGCAAGTGGACAACCTCTTTGTGAAAATCCAGGCCCACATTGACAACATCAAGGACTT CTTTAAAAGGCTGGCCCAGGGCGGTGGCCCTCCTCCTGACCCAACTCCTGGTGGCGCCAAACCCAAAATCCAGTAA
- the ppm1na gene encoding protein phosphatase, Mg2+/Mn2+ dependent, 1Na (putative), whose product MRTARRASNVEVPSFLRQLVKETEKMVTFFFKGGSREAGPGGEEDSLDEDDLMPSPYLERPILEKCVSEGESQSGLNYAVASMQGWRAQMEDAHTCMPQLRGELAEWGYFAVFDGHAGTTVAQYCSKNLLNHILATGGVTASEDPEQVKEGIREGFLEIDRHMHKLARQDNWDRSGSTAAAVLISPRHIYFINCGDSRTLLCHKGQVVFYTEDHKPFNPREKERIQNAGGSVTLQRVNGSLAVSRALGDFDFKEVDWRPQTEQLVSPEPEVYELERTPEDEFLILACDGVWDAIGNEELCAFVRSRLQVCDDLREICTQVIDLCLYKGSLDNISIIIVCFPGAPQVSQEALQQEAEMEQQIDMKVEEIIQMMRSRDEDPDLLYVIKFLAAEEMPGLPPGGGITSKRDCIISAYQKHIMTHRTQEPMDIEGSEEDSN is encoded by the exons ATGAGGACGGCCAGGCGGGCGAGCAACGTGGAGGTGCCCTCCTTCCTCCGGCAGCTGGTCAAGGAGACGGAGAAGATGGTCACCTTCTTCTTCAAAGGGGGGTCCAGGGAAGCAGGGCCtgggggagaggaggacagtTTGGATGAGGACGACTTGATGCCGAGCCCATACCTGGAGCGTCCCATCTTGGAGAAATGCGTGTCAGAGGGGGAGTCTCAGTCGGGACTGAACTACGCTGTGGCGAGCATGCAGGGCTGGAGAGCTCAGATGGAGGATGCCCACACCTGCATGCCCCAGCTGAGAGGAGAGCTGGCCGAGTGGGGatactttgctgtttttgacgGACATGCAGGCACCACAGTGGCACAGTACTGCTCCAAAAACCTGCTGAATCACATCCTGGCAACAG GTGGGGTTACAGCGAGTGAGGACCCTGAGCAGGTGAAGGAGGGGATCCGTGAGGGCTTCCTGGAAATTGACCGCCACATGCACAAACTGGCTCGCCAGGACAACTGGGACCGAAGTGGCTCCACTGCAGCGGCCGTCCTGATTTCACCACGTCACATTTACTTTATCAACTGCGGGGACTCCCGCACTCTGCTCTGCCATAAGGGCCAGGTGGTCTTCTACACAGAGGACCACAAGCCGTTCAACCCCAGAGAAAAGGAACGTATCCAGAACGCTGGAGGCTCGGTGACCCTGCAGAGAGTCAATGGCTCGCTGGCCGTTTCCCGAGCACTGGGGGACTTTGACTTCAAGGAGGTGGACTGGAGGCCGCAAACTGAGCAGCTAGTGTCACCGGAGCCAGAGGTGTACGAGCTGGAGAGGACACCTGAAGATGAGTTCCTCATTCTAGCATGTGACGGTGTGTGGGACGCCATCGGTAATGAGGAATTGTGTGCCTTCGTGCGCAGCCGTTTGCAGGTGTGCGATGACCTCAGAGAGATTTGTACCCAAGTCATTGACCTCTGCCTCTATAAG gGCAGCTTGGACAACATCAGCATTATCATTGTCTGCTTCCCTGGCGCCCCCCAGGTGTCACAAGAGGCActgcagcaggaggcagagatggagcAACAAATTGATATGAAAGTGGAAG AAATTATCCAGATGATGAGGTCCAGAGATGAGGACCCTGACCTTCTTTATGTGATCAAATTCCTGGCTGCAGAAGAGATGCCAGGACTTCCACCAGGAGGAGGTATCACCAGCAA GCGAGACTGTATTATCTCTGCGTATCAGAAACATATCATGACTCACAGAACTCAGGAGCCTATG GACATTGAAGGTTCCGAAGAGGACTCAAATTAA
- the LOC121187115 gene encoding 4F2 cell-surface antigen heavy chain isoform X1 → MEQTDKEATEDTDSTTDRMPLNAGDPGYGSVPAPGLSGSVGGSETAPLLIPESEPEPVQQWQPMTKEELEVAAGGPGWRRVRCYLVLLFWLAWVAMLATSIAIIATSPRPVVTPLKWWQKALFYQLQPDMFTEAQAEGSKGINVLCEELPYFRSLGIGALILEGLFDKEASSENLTVTGESLSMSPQIQHLLAECNKAGLKVVLDFCELDLDVAGNRPSNLSDTAQHVLQFWLEQGVAGFAICDTDAAYSEKTLLVWRGVLKEFSSQQDERIVVVKQTTTDILPPLSTSSQINNTLVDVVMRSILPSSHHLLSAQEVADAIETHLQTREKDIWPSWTVGGKASHDLKKLLLVLTMTLPGSPAVQYDEEIDQTQNASVNVGSLRGEENEPSHAHTDTEKAKRSAVALFTSLSHSRAREEALLYGSFTFLPFNTSTNSSSNSTLTSPSSPTILAFLRSWGCVHFLVLLNIGPELHALDPAWASSLPEAGVFVTSTEMDRLGSTSLYKLVLRPHEAIVIKLFEAGSYS, encoded by the exons ATGGAGCAAACCGATAAGGAGGCCACAGAGGATACAGACAGCACG ACGGACAGGATGCCTCTGAACGCAGGTGACCCCGGATACGGCAGCGTTCCGGCCCCCGGGCTGTCGGGCAGTGTGGGCGGTTCAGAGACGGCCCCGCTGCTCATCCCGGAATCTGAACCGGAACCGGTTCAGCAGTGGCAGCCCATGACCAAGGAGGAGCTGGAAGTCGCAGCGGGGGGTCCGGGGTGGAGGAGGGTGCGTTGTTATCTGGTCTTGCTGTTCTGGCTGGCGTGGGTGGCTATGCTCGCCACCTCCATCGCCATCATAGCGACGAGTCCCCGGCCGGTCGTAACGCCACTCAAGTGGTGGCAGAAGGCGCTGTTCTACCAGCTGCAGCCCGACATGTTCACGGAGGCACAGGCGGAGGGGTCAAAGGGCATAAATG TGCTGTGTGAAGAGCTTCCCTACTTCAGATCCCTGGGGATAGGGGCTCTAATCCTGGAGGGCCTGTTTGATAAAGAGGCGTCTTCTGAAAACCTCACTGTGACTGGTGAAAGCTTGTCAATGTCGCCTCAGATCCAACATCTGCTCGCAGAGTGCAATAAAGCAG GTCTCAAAGTGGTGTTGGACTTCTGTGAACTGGATCTAGATGTAGCAGGAAACAGGCCATCAAACCTCTCAGACACTGCACAG CATGTACTGCAGTTCTGGTTGGAGCAGGGTGTGGCAGGCTTTGCAATCTGTGACACAGATGCGGCGTATTCAGAAAAG actCTGCTTGTGTGGAGAGGTGTCCTGAAGGAATTTAGCAGTCAGCAGGACGAAAG GATTGTGGTTGTAAAACAAACGACAACAGACATCCTGCCTCCTCTGAGTACTTCCAGCCAGATCAACAACACACTGGTGGATGTGGTCATGAGGTCAATTCTGCCATCTTCACATCACCTCCTGTCTGCCCAGGAAGTGGCTGATGCTATAGAGACACACCTacaaacaagagagaaagatatATGGCCCAGCTGGACA GTTGGAGGCAAAGCATCTCATGACTTGAAGAAATTACTCCTGGTTTTGACGATGACTCTGCCAGGATCACCTGCAGTCCAGTATGATGAAGAGATCGACCAaacacag AATGCTTCTGTGAATGTTGGCTCGTTACGTGGAGAGGAGAATGAACCATCACACGCCCACACA gaTACGGAGAAGGCCAAGCGTTCAGCTGTAGCTCTCTTTACCTCCCTCAGTCActccagagccagagaagaAGCTCTTCTGTACGGCAGCTTCACCTTCCTCCCCTTCAACACATCCACCAACTCCTCCTCCAACTCCACTCTTACCTCTCCTTCATCTCCCACGATCCTGGCCTTCCTGCGTTCCTGGGGTTGTGTCCACTTCCTCGTTCTACTAAACATCGGGCCTGAGCTTCATGCTCTGGACCCTGCCTGGGCCTCAAGCCTGCCCGAGGCTGGAGTGTTTGTGACCAGCACAGAAATGGACCGCCTGGGGTCGACGTCTCTGTACAAGCTGGTGCTGCGGCCCCACGAAGCCATCGTCATAAAACTGTTTGAGGCAGGAAGCTACTCGTAG